Below is a genomic region from Apium graveolens cultivar Ventura unplaced genomic scaffold, ASM990537v1 ctg3743, whole genome shotgun sequence.
aaattaaaatactcaattaatattatttttaaacatctaaacacatttaacacttaacaaataatttacagaatagatactgaacacatataataattatttattagcaaaaataattacacgatatatcccggatattacagcttCTCTATAAACCTTTACAATGAGCTTGATGATAGTTTCCGAAACTATTTAGATAATTCAGAAGATTCTAGATGTCTCCTAGATCTTCTGAAATTTCCAGCAGCAGATATAATGCCTTCCCTCGTGTCTTATTTTCTGGAATTCTATAACCCAGAAGAAAATGTGTTTCGCATTAATGACCAAGTACTTTGTATTTCATTGGAGGATGTCCTGTTTCTCACCGGTTTGCCCATTGATGGTGAACCGGTTATTGATCATGGAAACAGGGACGCACATGGTTTTCATCGGGTTTTTGGGCTTCGTAATCAGAAATTCCATAGTACTGCAGAGATGAAAAAAGTAGTCATAGAGGGTAAGGATAATGAAGTAAGGAAAATTGCTGTCCTTTTGTTGATTGTACGATGCTTCATTGTGCCCTCGGCTAACGGGGGGAGAGTTTCCACTACTTACCTCCGATTTATTGAAAACGTGAATCGGGTGGACACATACGCATGGGGCGCGGCACTGCTGGCCTTTCTGTATCATGGGATTGCTGAGTGGAAAAGTCCAGAAAGTAAAAAGAAGACCGTCGAAGGAAATAGTTGGATAATTTTGGTAAGTTTTGAATTTTATATCTTTTGTAATTTGGAAACGTATCAGTTGAACTATTATCTCTGTTGACTACGAATTTGACAAAACTTCATATTTGACAGGGCTTTTTTCTACTACGGATCCCGAAGCTCCGGGAGGAGCTTTCCAACTATTTGAAGCTGCCTATCACTTTGAATGTAAGCGAGTTAACTGTTCCTTTCTTGCCCCCGATTATTGATCAGGTGGGGAAGATGACACACAATCATCGAGCAGATTTTGTGGGCTTTAGGAACCAGCTGGATAATATCTTTCTTAACCTTGCACATGAAGTAAGTTTGTAAACATAATTACCTTTTTTCAGATTATGTAAAATCTTTCCAACTTGATTTGCTATCATGTGCAGGATGTTAACTGGACTCCTTACGAACATTCCATCCATCCACAAGAACGGTGGAGCACTCGTATTGGTCCGATTATATGCAATAATTTTGTGGTTCACCATCAACCACACCTTGCATATAAACAATTTCCGTTTCTTGAATACTATGATCTTGAGAGTCTCAAATGGAAGCCAcatgaaataaaattcaagaaaaatagCGGTGGCTCCGACCAGAACTTAATAAAGCATTACCAGAAGGAATATGACTGGTGGAAAGGCAAACATATTCCCAAGAAACTTTTTGATAGAAAGATTACCAAAATCTACTGTAGGAGGACTTTCAAAAGGCCTCTCTCTGCCCCTTCAACTCCCAGACGCTCACCCCCACCTTCTGACAATAATGGGGACGGGGGAAATGAGGAGGAAAGACAAAGGTATTCTGCTCTTCAAAAAAAGAGAAAGTTTTCTAGTTTTTGATGACTAGTTTTGTAACCCTCTTCCTATGTTAATGCAGGGATCTCTCTGCCCCTTCAAATCCCAGACGCTCACCCCTACCTTCTGACAATAATGGGGACGGGGGAAATGAGGAGGAAAGACAGAGGTATTCTGCTCTTCAAAAAAAGAGAAAGTTTTCTAGTTTTTGATGACTAGTTTTGTAACCCTCTTCCTGTGTTAATGCAGGGGTCTCTCTGCCCCCTTAAATCCCAGGCGCTCACCCCTACCTTCTGACAATAATGGGGATGGGGGAAATGAGGAGGAAAGACAGAGGTATTCTGCTCTTCAAAAAAAGAGAAAGTTTTCTAGTTTTTGATGACTAGTTTTGTAACCCTCTTCCTGTGTTAATGTAGGGAGCTGAAGTTGAAGGAAGATGAGAGGATGAGAGACTTAAGTTTATTGGATTGTCTTAAACCTCGGAAAAACCTTGACGAGCTTGTGATATATTATTACGTGAAGTAAATTCATGAGTTTAtgttcaaaatgatttttttcttttcttgaatCAGATATTTTGAGATTGTTGTTATATCTTTACTAATTTTTGGTTTCGTTTTGGATAGTTATTTGAAGCGCACAATGCCTTCCAATGCTTGTCTTCTGCTCAGCACGTTTACCTACAAAAAATATGAAGGTGAATTTGGAAAGCCCTCTTCGCAGATTGGGAAAAAAAATTGAAGGTATGGAAGGGAGAATTTGATGAATACTCATACATCCTCTTTCCCATGTGCTTTAGGTAAGATTCTAAAGCTAAAATTTTAAAATCCTTATGCAACTTAAGATCAAGTGCAATGCCAAAATCGGAAAAATATTATAGTCGGTTCGTTTGTTTTTCTGTTATACTTGTTTTTGTTTTTCTATTTTACAGTGGACACTTTAGCTTAGCTATAGTCTGTTTCATGGACAAGGAAGAAGGCGCGGGTGAAATTTTGATACTTCATTTAGATTCATTACAATATCACCAAAGTACTcgaatttttgaaataattacaTGGTAAGAAAAGTGAGATCCTTCATCAACTAACATATGCTTTATAATGTCTTACAAAACAAGtctatttataatatttaatcaATGTAGGATTTTGAGACGGAAGTGGGAAGAAAAATCAACTTTAGATTTTCCACAGATTGTCACAAAACCTGTTGAGGTAAAATATCTTTGTTTTGCGCCTTAGATTTTGTGTTATCTTGCTTATTTCATACATGCCTACAAACATGTTATATATATCAGGTTCCTCAACAACCAAACAAGCATGATTGTGGTTTGTTTGTGATTCACATGATGGAACTATTCCTCCAAAAAGCTCCCACACGATTTACAAATGACAATTTAAAAATGGTATCAATTCCTCCCCTCTTCTCTCCCCCCCTCCCTCGCTCTCTTCCTCTCATATAAACACAAGTTTATAACATGTGCTTTACTTCTGTTTTTCAGTTTGGAAAGAATTGGTTTGACCCACTCACTGCATGTGCATTGAGGGAGAGGATTAAGCCTATCATTGAAGCAGAGATTGAAATTGAGTCGAAGAGAGATGAGTTAAAAGCGGGTTAGAACCTTGTATTTCTTTATTAAAGAAAATTCTATTGTCCATTATTCTTTTAGATTTTACAGATGTCAAACACTAACATTTTATTGTTTCTGTCCCAGGGAACACGTTGGGCAAGAAACGTCGTAGGGTGATTGGTGAGAAAAAGACCATGCCAATTGAGCCTCTGGAGCATGTACAGAAGAAAGTTACCCGAGCTAAGGCGAGAAAGATAGTTACCCGGGATCAGACGAGAAGGCATATGAAGCTCCGGAGAAACATAAAACTGTGGATGGTCCCGTGATGAAAAGGAAACAAATCAAATATAGTGAAGGTTCTGCAGATTTAACACCTGTCAATCAGAACGTTAGGAATCTCCGGAGCACTATAAAAATCGTGCTTGGCCACAAGAGAAAAAGGGAACATGTCGATTATGCACATTTATCAAACAAACCTAGATTTTCTCTTGCACCATTCCTCTTTTGTTTGTAACCTGTTATTGCAGAAAAATATAAGCTGATCTTTTCTTTGTTTTTCTATGTAAATCCCAAATTTGCGATGCTAGTTTGGTTTCTAGTGATGAATGTTATCCGAAAAGCCATTGAGAAATTAATCTCTCTTTGTGTAATCATGTGATAATCTCTTAATAGAGTCTGTGGAAACCCGatgggttcgggttcgggttcggtAAAAAATCGGGTTCGGGTTTGGTTTTTACTAAACCGGTTTCGACCGACCCAATTGCCATCTTTAAGCACATGGCCTCCTTTGTAATTGAGCCCGACCTGAATATCCCCAAAACATGATTTTTCGGCATTTAATTTTTGATGTCATTTTTGCCAAGTGGGGAAAATAAAATATTCGAAAGACGTAGAACGACAGTGGTctacatttatttattatttgaaaTGCTAAGAACGACCCCGTTCTATAGTAGtcgtatttttgtaaataatttgaaaaaaatgtatttttaaaaaaatttcaacttgacagtatttttgtaaataatttgtaaaaagttagtatatttataaatattccaTTTTTAAACCCGAATTACTTTCGGGTCGGGTTTGGTGCATATTTACTATAAATTTTTTGACAAAAATCGTACAAAATTTTATACAAGGAACGGAGTGCATAGCTTCGTGTTTATACAAGGAGGAAaaatcatcaagaacataataagATTTTCTAATCAGTACATAATAAGTGCTTTCTAAATAAAAACAGTTTAGCTGCTTcctaacactacaagaaaaacacGATCTTACAACTGTTGTTCACCATTTTATATCCATCTTTACACTTAATTACTCAAATATGTTTTAGGAACAGGTTTAATCCTCAAAATTACTTTCTTTGTGACGGACAAAATGGATGATCCCTGACATAATCAGAAACAGATGTAGTAGTAGCTGCTGCCAATCCTTTAAGATATAATCGAAGATTGCCGTTAGGTCCTGAGGATCATACACACCATATTACCATCATGCAACAttataatttcaaaaaataaataattaaaaagaagcAAACTTACCCAGTTAATCATCATTCAAGTTTTTGTAGTTGTATGACGTGGGAAATATTGCTGTATTCGGCTGTAGGATGAAATTACATCAGACTATAAGAAACTAATTTGCTACGCATGTAGGGAAAGAACAAAAAAGTGAACATGAAGACAACTTACTAGATTTAATTTGGCTTTATGCTTTGAATCGTCAACCAAGAGTATGTTGGCTACATCATCATATCCTATTTCACGGAGCTTTCTAGTTTCCTTGCACAATTCACCTTCTTTTGAACGAGTACAGTTGGATTGATCCTATAAACAATTATCACAAATAACCATGCAACTTGGTTACACGCCACAGTAAAAAGCATCCTAGAAGAAATTAGAGCAAAAAATTGTAATTGACCTACCCAAATAAATTTCAATTCTATCATAGTAGAAAAGCTTATAATGGCGTTTATAGACGGTGTCACGGTTTTCCTGCATTACACAAATAAATTTCAATTCAAGCCTCGTAGAAAAGCTTAAAATCATTAAGACACAAATTACTAAAAACAAAAATATCGACAAGGAAGATAGACATGTATATATTTCACATGCAACGAGTTGAATAGAAATTTATTTCAACATGAGAAAGAAAAGCACATACTCCATCTTTGCTGACCATATGCCTACATCAAACCTCTCCAAGCAAAACTTCAAAAACTCTTCACATTGTGGCCTCTTGATAACTAAGAAAAACAAAAAGTAATCCAATTAAAATTTATGAGTCACCTGATTTCATgcaaaagaaatttgaaaaaaaaattcataacatTTATGAGTCACCTGATTTCATGCAAGCTTCCGTTTGAGTTTCAGAATCAGATGGAATATATATTGGTATGTAGTTTTGAAATCCATTATGTGGCATTCCGTGTAAAACACAAGCAAGAACTCCATTTATGTCAAGTACTAGAAGTTTTCTTCTAGTAACAATGGCTCTATCCGGGCCCGTGATCTGACAAGGAGAGGTCTTCTCGGAAATGACATCTGAAACAATTGTTGGAGGAGCTCCTGTTGAGGAGGAGATGGTGGAGGTCTTCTTACGCCTAGCATATGTTGTAccaaatttattttttcttttcagGGAGGGAGATGGTTTTGGCTGTGGTGACTTCTTAGTCCTCTTACGCTTAGATTTTAAAGTGGAAAGCACTTCCATTAAGGGTAAATTTTCATCTAACTTGTCTTCCTCTCCATGTCCATCCATCTCATCTGCCTTGTCTTCCTCTCCATGTCCATCTATATCAAAGATGTTTTCATCATCATGGCATTGCTTCTTAGAGAAAACGGCATGCTCCAGCCTTGCCAATCTTTCTTCATAGATTACAGAATTACATGTGGAGCAGCGTTGTTGTCCAGACACGAACTCTGATGGTTGTCCAGACACAAACCCTGATGTCAACTTTTTCTTGCACTGTTTCCATGCTTGGTTCAACTTCTTTTTGGTCCATGCTGACATGATTGGTTTACCTTTATCAATGCATTCTGGATATTTTTGCTGGAGAAAGAAAATTTGAGAAGAAACCAAATATTAATCAAGAAGTAGCACAGCATAGAATACAGGTCCTTGAAAGTTACAATATACATACCTTCAAAAAGTAAACGCAGCCTCCAACCCCTGCATTCCGTCTATCTCTGCCCTTCGTCCTTATTTGGTAATCCTTGATGGAATCGAGGAGACATTCAAGGATATATTTTCCCCAATTGTATTATTTGGCAGATTGTACAACAGAGAGGGCTTTATACAACTTTCCACTGGGAATGATTTTGGTTGATGGGCAAAAGAAATTACCTAATGCAATAAGCAAAAAGGTTTCCTTAAAGTCGAGATCAGCTTGTTTAAAATTCTCtaaatctgatattaaatccaTGAGTTTTTTCCCACCAAATTTAGCCTTGAGTCTTTCTTCTTCCTCATCCGAGATAGATACAGGAATTGGAATCCCCTCTGCCGGGATTCCTAAAACCCTACCAATATCTCCGGCCTTGATATCAGCCCCAAATACGGAGCATGAGTTGACATCAAAGTTATCTAAAAGTGGTTTAATAAGTTTAAATTCCATTTTAACGGCCTGAAGATGTTGAAGGCATCCAAATCCCATCTCCTCTACTGCTTGCATCAACTTTACATTTTCTTGTATCATTTCCATTACTTTGACTAGTCCTTGAGGGCTGCAATTGGATTTCAGCACTGCCTGATGTTTCTTCATATCTCTGTATAGAACATTACTTTATAAGTTGAGACACAAAGCTCATAACCCCCAAAAAGATCATTTGATCAGTAATAATTCTGGTAATAACCGAAATCAGATAGCGCAGAAAGCATTACTTTATAAGTTGAAAATACTATAACGTAACATGGATATATTGTGATTAAAGTCGACTGGCTTCTCGAACTTTACAGAAACAGAGACAGGCCTCACATCAAGACTATCATCCAAGTGAGTGACTGCAATTTTACGAGAATGTGAAGACTACTTTGCAGCGTTCCTGGTACCTGATTTTATGAGTACTATCCTATCAATAAAGTGGTATGTACTTTGTTAAATATCACTCTCTAAATATAATCTGATCATCTTCTATCAGGTGATCATCCATGATATATTTTTCAACTTCGATAACATGAATAGAGCTATACAATTGTTCCACTACAATTACAATTACTAGTTCTCAATTTTCATTTTACTTTTCGTGTTCTAATAATCAGCAATGCAATCAGAGAATGCAAACAGAGCTAACAGAGAATCAGAGTAACGAACTTCTTGCCTGCTATCTTTCTTGCTTGAAGCTTCAGCCATCTTTTTCTCAATTTCTCCTCACTGTGTAAATACCTGTTCTTCTCTCCTCACTGTAATTACCTGTTCTCCTAAGCGGGTCCTTTCTTGAGGAAATCGGGGGGGACTTGCTTTGATTTAATTTAACGATTCTGGGCCTTTAACATAGTTGGCCCAGTTCTCCATTTATCTCTTCTAGATTAAATCATTTTAAGCCCAAATTCTTTTATTGAATTGTCATATCTTGACTCCTTTCCCAGCCCAACTTGTCTCTTATTttagtttttttatataattattttattttattttgtcaaaataaattagataacattattcttttaataattatatgtatatatgtgtgtacatatttaattttgttaatatttttaggACTACTAACATAAAAATCATATATTTCTCAAGTAAATTTCAAGATTTTAAGTAATCGAAATAGAACGGGGCGGGAACATCGGAAAAGAAATGAAACTTATTAAATGTTGTACGactataaatatttataaaatatattttataccatcaataatattttaaatataaattaaaatattatgcATGAAGATAATCAATTCGGTTATATAGGGGTGTTCTTCAAAAAACTGCGGGTGTACTGTATATAGGGGTGTTATTGGATAAACTGCGGGTGTAGGGAATATAGGGGTGTTTAGCGATAAACTGGGGGTGTACAGATATAGGGGTGCTAAAAAAAGCTGGGGTGCTTTAAATATTGGGGTGTTCAGCCAGAAAGTTGGGGGGTACTTTATATAGGGGTGTGCTTCAAAAACCTGGGGGTGTAATGTATATAGGGGTGTTTTATAAAGAAACTGGGGGTGTTAACCGGGGGTGTACAAAATTAATACTTAACACCCCCATTTTATCGTGAAACACCCCTATATAAAGTACACCCCAACTTTATTTTCCAACACCCATATATTGGTTACACCCCCAATTTCTCGATACACACCCCTATATACTTTACACCCCCAGTTTATCGCGAAACACCCCTATATAAAATACACCCCAACTTTTTAGCTAAACACCCCTATATTTTAAGCACCCCAACTTTCGTTTTTAACACCCATATATATTTATTACACCCAAGGTTTCTCGATAAACACCCCTATATTAAGTACACCCCAACTTTATAGCCAAACACCCAAATATTTATAGCACCCCAGCTTTTTTCTTAACACCCCAATATTCTGTACACCCCTGGTTAACACCCCCACTTTTTTATATAACACCCCTATATACTTTACACCCCCAGTTTATCGCGAAACACCCCTATATAAAGAACACCCCAACTTTGTAGCTAAACACCCCTATATTGTAAGCACCACAACTTTCATTTTTAACACCCATATATTTATTACACCCCCGGTTTCTCGATAACACCCCTACTACTCACACCCCAATATTATTACCACCCCCATTATTTGACCCAGCACCCCAATATTAAGTACACCCCAATATTATCCACACCCCCGTTTTATGGTACTCACACCCCAATATTTTCCACACCAACAGTTTATGCTACTGACACCCACAGTTTATGGAACACCCCCATATTTGTAAGGCACATGCAAGTTATTCACATTGCCACATTGCAATTCCACCAGGTCATAATCGAGACAGTGGAGAAAAacaacacacatacagtaaattAGTAACTAGATCCTTTAAAATAAAATCAACTCAATAACCTACTAAAGTTGATCAGACAATAGCAAGTATTAACATGAAAATCACTTGAATGAATAAACCGTAAACTGCATATAATACTTCTTGTCTAAACACCAACAATCCCATACTAGGGTTCCATAAAAATCCTAACTCATAAAAGTTAGTTCATAATCAAAGTATCAAAACAATCCCAAGATAACCAACACATGTTCATAAGAAGAGATAAATAAAAGATAAGAGAAAACAAAGCCAATTGAATGTCTTCAATGGCTGAATTCTTCTTCGTTGATGGGGAACACCTCAGTTCTCCTCAGGCAACAGCTTTTTATCCAGAGTCTCCCTTATAAGGATGTGCCTTGCATTGTTCGCATGCTCCTGAGGTAATAACAATCAAAGTAAATCTAAGTAATGAAGATTAAACTATACACATGCAAATAACTAAAATGTTCCTTATAAGGATGTGCCTTGCATTGTTCGCATGCTCCTGAGGTAATAACAATCAAAGTAAATCTAAGTAATGAAGATTAAACTATATACATGCAAATAACTAAAATGTCCTTGCCTTTGAGAAAGTTAATCTAATTCCTTTCAACCAAGACTCCATACTCTTAAGCATGAAAACTCCACAATCAGAACCATTCTCTTGCTTCAGATTATTCGTCACGAAACAAATTTCCCAAATGGACTTATTAATCTCGTGACGATATTGCAAATGTTGCAACTGCAGCAATTACCAAAACAGGAAACAAATAACAAAACTAAGAGAACAAAATGTTGGAACTGCGACAGTTAACAAAAAAAGCCTTTTTCTGGTAAAAAAAACAGGAAACTAATAGACAAAAGTAAGAGAACAAATTCATGTACCAACAGATAAACATGCAATCGGTGTGTGGAATGGAGAGGATACAAAGAATCCATGATGTAGATTTTGTGCTCCTCAAATATAACGTGAATCGAGAAGAAGTGATTCTCATCGATTACCCCAATGTGAGTCTGCATAATGTGAGTTTGCATCAACTAAACTATGCTATAAGTTCTCTTTACAGTCAGATAAAACCAATAAGATTTACCTTTTCATTGCCTGCACAGTGAATGGAGTGCTTAAAGTGAAAATCGAGGCCTGCACTGCGCACATTAACACCCCAACACTACAAGATAACCAACTAAAATCAACATCAAAACAACTATAACAAAGGGTAAAAACAAGCTGATGGTGTGTAGAATCGTTTTGACTTACAAGTGGAGAAATAATGTAACACTTATGCTCAGTATTCAACTCACGTTTGAGGATTTCACAAAAAGATTCAGCAACCTGTGCACAAATAAGGAAAGCCAATGATTCTACCTTGAGTGATTGAGTTCAAAAAAACTAGTTAAAAAAGTAGTTCTAAGAAACATTGAATCATTGAGTTTAAATGCTTACGTCTGTGCCTAGTTCAACCTCTCCTGAAAATCGGTGTTCAGCTACATTCCAATCATCACGTCGATATTTTTTATCCTcctgataaaagaaatatgactaGTTAAACATTTAAGGACTAAAAGACAAATAAAGTTTCATAAAGGGAAATAATTGACAAATAAAATTTCGGCTTAATTGTACATTTGCCCTTAAAGTATCCGGGTCTGTACACATAAACTCTTAGATTAAAAAAATGGATAGACTTGCCTCTAATATATGAGCAGTTGAACACCACAGAAACGTGGCTTACAATACAGAAACGTGGCTTACAATCGACACTTATGCAACTCATATTATAAATCATGACACAATCTCCAAAAAACACTGTAACTCAGATATTTCATAACCCTCCTCTTATGAAATAAACATGGATATAATGTGGAGGATTATGTGGCTCACTGCTATTCAAtgaaaaattacaagaaagcgtATTCAGGGATCATATATCCTATGAATAATCATGAATTATGGGAAAAATCGCAGTATATCCCAACACACATTATCAGACCCCCAAAAATTCTCAAACAAACGGGGAGGCCTCAGAAAAAGAGAAAGTTATCGCAAGGTGAAGAAGCAGTTATAAAATATAAGGATGGTGCCAACATTCTAAAAAGAAAGAACCAACTCACTGTGAGGTAAATTTCATGTTGAATATTATTAAGCATATTATATTGTCGTACTAATAATAATTCACTTGCAATGGCCAGGTGTGGCTCTTGTCGAAAACTAGGACATAATAAAAGAACTTGTCAAAAGTCTGCTGAAATAGGGGAGTCTAGCGCAAATTCAAGGACATCTGAAATGGAGGTAATTGCTGAAGCTTCACCAAAGACAGGACATGTGATGGAGCCTCATGTTACAAGTATACAGGAAAGGAATGTGGAAAGAGCTCCCTGGAATTTCAATGTTAACACAGCTGAACTCCATAACACTTATATTGGACCTATGAAGCTTGCCAAAACTCTGCCAGTGAGAAAATCAGGGTACAAGACAACAGTTGGTGGGGTAGTGGTTAAATCTGCACCATTTTCTCGAAAAAATGGTGCCAATGTGATAACTAGTAGCCAATTGAAAGAAGCACTTGCAGTAGCGAAGGCGAAAATTGGAGAAGGGATTAACAAAAATTTGACAATGGAAAAGGAAAAGTAAAAGAAGCACTAGGAATTATTTTGATCATTATGCTCATGTACTGGTTTATTTTGAGCAGTTTGATCATTTTGGTTATTCACGGTGCTTGTTACATTTAAACTGCTATCTTTTGGTGTACTTTAATGCTAACTATGTTCATGGTGCTTGCTCATATGAACATaacattttatatatttaagtGGTATTTTGGTTATGGGTGTCCAATCTCTCTGTT
It encodes:
- the LOC141701329 gene encoding uncharacterized protein LOC141701329; protein product: MDKSQLRQYLQSTMSGVAGVQSTIVYEDPLLQNVTSNIQQFARTQFAKEKWEDKKYRRDDWNVAEHRFSGEVELGTDVAESFCEILKRELNTEHKCYIISPLCWGVNVRSAGLDFHFKHSIHCAGNEKTHIGVIDENHFFSIHVIFEEHKIYIMDSLYPLHSTHRLHVYLLLQHLQYRHEINKSIWEICFVTNNLKQENGSDCGVFMLKSMESWLKGIRLTFSKARTF